Proteins encoded by one window of Carassius auratus strain Wakin chromosome 8, ASM336829v1, whole genome shotgun sequence:
- the LOC113107577 gene encoding rho-related GTP-binding protein RhoA-B isoform X1, translating to MCMSFAGMAAIRKKLVIVGDGACGKTCLLIVFSKDQFPEVYVPTVFENYVADIEVDSKQVELALWDTAGQEDYDRLRPLSYPDTDVILMCFSVDSPDSLENIPEKWTPEVKHFCPNVPIILVGNKKDLRNDEHTRRELTKMKQEPVKAEEGRDMANRIGAFGYMECSAKTKDGVREVFEMATRAALQARRGKKNNKCCLL from the exons atgtgtatgtcttTTGCAGGTATGGCAGCGATTCGCAAGAAGCTGGTGATTGTAGGAGATGGAGCGTGCGGTAAAACCTGTTTACTTATCGTCTTCAGTAAAGACCAGTTTCCTGAAGTCTATGTCCCCACGGTGTTTGAAAACTATGTCGCCGACATTGAGGTTGATAGCAAACAG GTGGAACTTGCTCTGTGGGATACCGCAGGACAGGAGGACTACGATAGGCTCCGTCCCCTTTCATACCCAGATACTGATGTCATTCTTATGTGCTTCTCTGTTGACAGTCCTGACAGTTTAG AGAATATTCCAGAGAAGTGGACACCTGAGGTGAAGCACTTTTGTCCAAACGTTCCCATCATCCTCGTCGGCAACAAAAAGGATTTGCGGAATGATGAACACACACGCAGGGAGCTGACTAAGATGAAGCAG GAGCCTGTTAAGGCAGAGGAAGGAAGAGACATGGCCAATCGGATTGGAGCATTTGGTTACATGGAGTGCTCAGCCAAAACAAAAGATGGTGTTCGGGAGGTGTTTGAAATGGCCACTAGAGCAGCGCTGCAGGCACGCAGGGGAAAGAAGAACAACAAATGCTGTCTGCTGTGA
- the LOC113107577 gene encoding rho-related GTP-binding protein RhoA-B isoform X2, translating to MAAIRKKLVIVGDGACGKTCLLIVFSKDQFPEVYVPTVFENYVADIEVDSKQVELALWDTAGQEDYDRLRPLSYPDTDVILMCFSVDSPDSLENIPEKWTPEVKHFCPNVPIILVGNKKDLRNDEHTRRELTKMKQEPVKAEEGRDMANRIGAFGYMECSAKTKDGVREVFEMATRAALQARRGKKNNKCCLL from the exons ATGGCAGCGATTCGCAAGAAGCTGGTGATTGTAGGAGATGGAGCGTGCGGTAAAACCTGTTTACTTATCGTCTTCAGTAAAGACCAGTTTCCTGAAGTCTATGTCCCCACGGTGTTTGAAAACTATGTCGCCGACATTGAGGTTGATAGCAAACAG GTGGAACTTGCTCTGTGGGATACCGCAGGACAGGAGGACTACGATAGGCTCCGTCCCCTTTCATACCCAGATACTGATGTCATTCTTATGTGCTTCTCTGTTGACAGTCCTGACAGTTTAG AGAATATTCCAGAGAAGTGGACACCTGAGGTGAAGCACTTTTGTCCAAACGTTCCCATCATCCTCGTCGGCAACAAAAAGGATTTGCGGAATGATGAACACACACGCAGGGAGCTGACTAAGATGAAGCAG GAGCCTGTTAAGGCAGAGGAAGGAAGAGACATGGCCAATCGGATTGGAGCATTTGGTTACATGGAGTGCTCAGCCAAAACAAAAGATGGTGTTCGGGAGGTGTTTGAAATGGCCACTAGAGCAGCGCTGCAGGCACGCAGGGGAAAGAAGAACAACAAATGCTGTCTGCTGTGA
- the LOC113107579 gene encoding transmembrane protein 115-like, translating into MNRYLPVARQHFLSALASTSVVVKSICATVILMYLLSWAANTPYLLGVTPGFLFPPNFWIWTLLTHAVVEQNILGVAVNIATVMVAGRLLEPLWGALELLIFFAVVNVAAGLLSGLSYLLTYAATFDLDYLFAVRVYGTPAFLGGVLVALRQTAGDTTVLRVPQVRLKAAPALALLAIAVLRLAGLLDTSAPLAACGYGALSGWVYLRFYQRHSRGRGDMSDHFAFASFFPEALQPAVGFLAGLVHAALVKIKVCRKMVKRYDVGAPSSITISLPGTDPQDAERRRQIALKALNERLKRVEDQSAWPSMEDEEDDEDEEVRTDTPLLSSRETLPPAPNATQNPTGQQESSIISFEDASTHS; encoded by the exons ATGAACCGTTATCTGCCAGTGGCACGGCAGCACTTTTTGAGTGCCCTCGCGAGCACAAGCGTGGTGGTCAAGTCCATATGTGCCACAGTGATCCTGATGTACCTGCTCTCCTGGGCTGCTAACACCCCTTACCTGCTTGGTGTCACACCTGGTTTCCTCTTCCCACCAAACTTCTGGATTTGGACACTTCTGACCCATGCAGTGGTGGAGCAAAACATTCTCGGCGTGGCAGTGAACATTGCTACTGTGATGGTCGCTGGACGGCTTTTGGAGCCATTATGGGGAGCGCTGGAGCTGCTGATCTTCTTCGCTGTGGTAAATGTAGCAGCCGGTCTCCTATCTGGACTCTCTTATCTTCTCACCTACGCTGCCACCTTTGACCTGGACTACCTGTTTGCCGTGCGGGTGTACGGCACACCCGCTTTTCTGGGGGGCGTTCTTGTAGCGCTGAGGCAGACTGCAGGAGACACAACAGTGCTTCGAGTTCCTCAAGTACGTTTGAAAGCCGCCCCGGCGCTAGCTTTACTTGCAATAGCCGTCCTGCGGCTAGCAGGGCTGCTGGACACTTCAGCTCCACTAGCAGCATGCGGGTACGGTGCTCTGTCCGGGTGGGTTTACCTGCGCTTTTACCAGAGGCACTCTAGGGGGCGTGGAGACATGTCAGACCACTTTGCCTTCGCCTCGTTCTTCCCAGAGGCACTCCAGCCGGCCGTTGGCTTTTTAGCTGGGCTTGTGCACGCTGCCCTTGTGAAGATAAAAGTTTGTCGTAAGATGGTGAAGCGATATGATGTCGGGGCTCCATCCTCCATTACCATCAGCCTACCAGGCACAGACCCACAAGACGCAGAAAGGCGGAG GCAAATTGCTTTGAAAGCTCTGAATGAGCGTCTGAAGCGTGTAGAAGACCAGTCGGCTTGGCCCAGCATGGAAGacgaggaggatgatgaagatgaggaggtgCGAACAGACACTCCACTCCTTTCAAGCCGAGAGACTTTGCCACCAGCACCCAACGCCACACAAAATCCTACGGGACAACAGGAGTCCAGCATCATAAGTTTTGAAGATGCTTCGACCCATTCCTAA
- the LOC113106770 gene encoding opsin-5-like, with protein MGNVSKTALFVSTISRQQDILMGSIYSVFCVLSLLGNGILLFVAYRKRSSLKPAEFFVVNLSVSDLGMTLSLFPLAIPSALAHRWLFGEVACLCYAVCGVLFGLCSLTNLTALSSVCCLKVCVPNYGNKFSSSHACVMVVGVWCYASVFAVGPLARWGSFGPEPYGTACCINWYTPSHDALAMSYIISLFIFCYVIPCTIIILSYTFILLTVRGSSQAVQQHVSPQTKVSNAHALIVKLSVAVCIGFLTAWSPYAIVAMWAAFSANEQVPPTAFALAAILAKSSTIYNPMVYLLFKPNFRKSLSKDTQTIRHRICLSHSKASPTAGVKDRQVQNFQQCNNKDASTSTPFSSGHAESYGACHVSVEAEPRLQQISPQRTARILEGTVQSEIPVRQLTDRMQNDLL; from the exons ATGGGCAATGTGTCAAAAACTGCCCTGTTTGTATCCACAATCTCCAGACAGCAAGACATCCTCATGGGATCAATTTATTCAGTGTTCT GTGTCTTGTCGCTCCTGGGAAATGGCATACTGCTGTTTGTAGCCTACCGTAAGAGGTCATCTTTGAAGCCAGCAGAGTTTTTCGTTGTGAACTTGTCTGTGAGTGATCTAGGGATGACCCTGTCTCTGTTTCCTCTGGCCATCCCATCTGCTCTAGCACACAG GTGGTTGTTTGGGGAGGTAGCATGTCTGTGCTATGCTGTGTGCGGGGTTTTATTTGGCTTATGCAGCCTAACAAACCTGACTGCTTTGTCTTCAGTATGCTGTCTCAAAGTCTGCGTCCCAAATTACG GTAACAAATTCTCATCCAGCCATGCTTGTGTGATGGTGGTTGGGGTTTGGTGTTACGCCTCTGTCTTTGCTGTGGGACCTTTGGCCCGGTGGGGCAGTTTTGGACCAGAACCGTACGGAACCGCCTGCTGCATAAACTG GTACACTCCATCCCACGATGCCCTAGCCATGTCTTACATCATCAgtctctttattttttgttatgttattCCCTGTACCATCATCATCCTCTCTTACACCTTCATCCTACTGACAGTGAGGGGGTCTAGCCAAGCCGTTCAACAGCACGTCTCACCACAAACCAAAGTGTCCAATGCACACGCTCTTATTGTCAAG ctgtcaGTGGCTGTGTGTATTGGCTTCCTTACGGCTTGGAGCCCGTATGCCATTGTTGCCATGTGGGCTGCGTTCAGTGCCAATGAGCAGGTCCCACCCACCGCTTTTGCGCTGGCAGCCATCCTGGCCAAATCTTCCACCATTTACAACCCTATGGTTTATCTCCTCTTCAAACCCAACTTTCGCAAATCACTGAGTAAGGATACCCAAACCATCCGCCACAGGATTTGTTTGAGCCATAGTAAAGCCAGTCCCACAGCAGGAGTAAAGGATCGGCAGGTACAGAACTTTCAGCAGTGCAACAATAAGGATGCCAGCACCTCCACACCCTTTTCCAGTGGACATGCAGAGAGTTATGGGGCATGTCATGTCTCTGTAGAAGCAGAGCCACGTCTTCAGCAAATAAGTCCTCAGAGAACTGCGCGTATTCTGGAGGGCACCGTTCAGAGTGAAATTCCAGTGAGACAACTGACTGACAGAATGCAAAATGACCTCCTGTGA